The nucleotide window ctaaagaatttacctttataAATACGAGTAATTTAAGAATAACGTGATAAGACCTTATATGCAAACAAAACAAAGTTCGGGCCTtagcttaaatttttttggggtgttacactttCTACAAATCTTAGACTAAGCCCATAGAACAAATGTCCCAAAAATCACCTAAGTCAAAAAACTTTTCACGATTACCTTCTATGGACTGTAATATTTCCTACATCTCGTACTATTTGTCTGTAGGATGAGGTGCCAAAACCAATAAGTCCAACTCACTTCTACGAAACCATCACTATGACCcgtaatatattttaaaacccGTAAGTTCAAAGTCACAAATTTCACCAagtatatatttcttctatggACACCTTCTAAATGTAACATTTTCAATGAACCGTACAAAGAAACCATAGGAGGTGAGGTCCCAAATTACAACCTCTGAATCTCTTCTACGAGAACTTACTGAGTCCCATAGAAATTATTATGAACCATTCGATTAAATCTTATTACTCCATCCGGGACTTGATATTATTCCAAATCCATCCCTATTCCTATAAAAACTTTCTTACAATTCGTAGAACAACTCATGGAAACTGACACAAGTATaatttttgcaatttttctttttaaacaaaattttcaatttatgagGTGTTACATAAACTCTAACATACATTCCGGACACAATAAAGGTTTTTAAACATCCAATGGAGGTCATTTtgacaaaaagtgggtcccacattGAAATcttgttttaataaaaaaataataaggttGTTTGAAATGACTCTAGAAACCTTGTGACCTCAACCAATGGTCCTTCAAGGCCAAACTTTATATTTCGGAGCTAAAGGATCCATCATAACTACATTCAAAGTTCAATTATCTAATGTTTTGATCAAAATTAACCATTCAATTTTCATAGGctcttaaatataaataactcgattaaaaataaatgaatgacTAGGTGACAAAACTATCAGttccagcaagtcataaatgacttttATTTGCTATAGGAAAGCTATAAACAGTTAAAATACACCTATACAAGTAAATTTCCTAGAGAgccattataattttttttatccaaaataataattaatagtaagAAAATATTGATGAGGGTGAATTGCaaattcttttttgaatttcttcaagatttcaagTATTTGAGCAAACATTAAGTCGGGTATCTCATGTTATAAActtattgtattatattatatggttcttaattactactatttttatctaaaattttcaacatattacttatagaattatgttaacaatgCATATATTGTTTTCATCCATAATAGGATGCTCTGAAAATGgaaattgataaaattttacattaaaCTGATAATTGATTTTTCCAAAGAAATctattataaattttcaaaattagaacttaattaaacCAAAGAATCAGGCTCTTTAAACACCctataagaagaaaaaagaggcTAAAGTCATCGCTCCCAATCCGATAAAGGGCCTTTTCATTTTCCACCAAAGTCCATCCTAAATATTGTTGGCGaggatataaatataaatatgaaaaaaaggtTACCACCTAGAGAGTTTAagcaataattttttatctaaaatatttgaaaaatagattttaaaattacatatgaAGTTGGTTTAGATTGTAAGTGTTGATTGAAATTTCACTCTATGCCTTCAAGTACGATTAGTCGCCCAGCCCCATACACAACACATATATAATGGTGAATTTAATGACtttcatttgaaaattacattGCACAATAAgaagaaagtatttttttttatatatatatatatttaaattcagAACATGAATTCATCCATGTAATGTAATATGAAGTGAAACATAAGGCATCATGTAAAATGACTAAATTATTTTAGATTATCGGCTATACGTGCCGAAAGATTAGAGAACTCTTGGACCGCCTCGCTGAGTGGCTTGAGCTCAGATGGTACTTCATTAAAACCATGGTTGCAAGAAACAGATTCATACACAGCAAGAGATGAATACAAACTTGTGTTTTTATAAGCACCAGTCTTATAGAAATCATTGGATTGTTTAAGATAATTAGTGGCATCATTGTAATTTCTCAAACAATTGGTCATTTGGGCTTTCACGTTGGGATCTTTGATGGGTTGTTTAAGAATTGATTTAACCAATTTATAGGTAGATGTGGTATTATCTTGTGCTATTTGAAGAATAGTAGAGAGAAGACCATGAATATCTCCTTTGGGGACAGAGAGGTCATTTCGAAGCATCTGAAAACAAAGTGGAGGAATGAAGCTTTCAGGACAAAAGTCATCAAGTATGTTTCCCTTCACATTTGGAAGAATTCCAAGTAATTCTACTACTACAAAGGAGAGGAAGAACAATGAAGAGTACAAAGTCTTTGccatttttttaccttttcattTCTCTGCACCCTCTAACATGCTTTTATAGCTTTAAAAAGTATCAAAGATGAGATTAATGTAAATCAtacattttgttttcttttgtaaatGTAAAAGAGGAATGTCACAAATGAGATTAATGCAATTCactaaagtaaaagaaaaagtcaaatatgagaTTAATgcaattcattaaaataaaagagaaaagtcAAATATGAGATCAATgcaattcattaaaataaaagagaaaataccaATATCAGATTAATGCAATTCATTAAAATATAAGTGAAAAGTCAAATATGACATTAATGCAattcatcatcaaaatcaaagaGAAAAGTCAAACAAAAGAGACTACTGCAATTCATTGAGATGTACCAAATTTAAGATTCATGCAAGTATATAAATGTAGCTTACATACATTTAAATACTTACATAATTAGTATATGATGTTGTAATTTCATAGTAATcatttaaaaatcattaaatataAGTCTATAAGACCCTTGAGTCCAAGAACATATTCAATATTCACAATCAAGCTTATAAGCCCTTGAATTTGTATTGAAAACCTAAATTGGAGGATTCATACAGATTGTAAAGCtcatatttaaaatcaaataaatacgATTGTTGTGATATATTTTAGTCTTGATTATTATTctctcaaaataaattttactgtCTACAAATTCTTGAATTCTATAAGGCCTAGTGGGAGGATCTATACCTCTCATATCaactattcaaaaattatagAACATCAAAATGGCTTCCAAGAAGATCAACTCCTTATAAACTTCCTCTAACTCTTCTAAGGCTGTTGAGTCTATGTTCTCTGCTAAACCAAAGGAGTCATTAGTGTTACCTTTGGAAGTTTCAGAGCTTTTACAAGGAGTAAGACCAATATGCTGAGACAACAAACACTTCAAGTGTCAAACATATCAATATCCTATTTTGGGTCATCAACCAAAAAGAAGTAAGGGTCCTCTAGAAATTCTTCATAAGGTAGAAGAAGTGTTGCCCAAAAGATCAAGAAGACTCTAGCTCCACTTAAGCTCTCCAATTCCAAGAATCTTCTGCAAATAAGAACTATAATTCAGCCAATGAATCCTATGCACATGCATCCCATGATATGTACCCTTTGAAGATTAACTTGCAATATAATCTATGCTACTCCCCGATGTCCAAAACGATCAAGAAAGAAATTGTAACTGATGCTTCATCCATAGAGGAACAACTTGCAAACCTGGCGAAGATAGTTGAATGATTGGCAAAACATCTACAATACCAAGAGTCTTGGATTAATAATTTGATGGATAGGGTGAATGGATTATTATATGGAGAGTCCATCCATGCGCCTTGAAAAGGTATTGAAGTTTAAGATATTGAAAACATGTAAAGCAAACAACACTTGTCAAAGAgatgttattttcttcttaatgGATGATCTCACTCGATCATTTAAAGGTGTTCATTGAGGGACATCAAATATATGTACAAAGTCTCCACCAAGTCTTCTCTTGTGTATAC belongs to Solanum stenotomum isolate F172 chromosome 1, ASM1918654v1, whole genome shotgun sequence and includes:
- the LOC125876830 gene encoding pectinesterase inhibitor-like: MAKTLYSSLFFLSFVVVELLGILPNVKGNILDDFCPESFIPPLCFQMLRNDLSVPKGDIHGLLSTILQIAQDNTTSTYKLVKSILKQPIKDPNVKAQMTNCLRNYNDATNYLKQSNDFYKTGAYKNTSLYSSLAVYESVSCNHGFNEVPSELKPLSEAVQEFSNLSARIADNLK